A section of the Branchiostoma lanceolatum isolate klBraLanc5 chromosome 19, klBraLanc5.hap2, whole genome shotgun sequence genome encodes:
- the LOC136425343 gene encoding beta-1,3-galactosyltransferase 6-like isoform X2 yields MSTEVDATTVSMCRRLSRRLMPLMLAMLLFVLYIATQAVLKCQATRQPYGSLGIRKLSGIPGNEAIEEKSENAISKPLKAFLVILIPTGPKYLWRRNTLRQTWFKLADDNVLQRFVIGMKSLDKEATDELIQENKEHGDLVFLWDFNDSYGGLAAKVLLTFKWLDENLDFKYVLKTDDDTFVRTELLQKELKERNIQSKLFWGFFSGKSPVYREGIYEEKDWFLCDTYLPYAFGGGYILSADLAHFIASNAHWLKPYKSEDVSMGAWLSPLDVFRVHDPRFNSEHESRGCMDEYLINHKVYDEGMKAQYKMVIETGRLCPKEVLKRRSYIYNWDVPPSQCCNRTWGII; encoded by the exons ATGTCCACCGAGGTAGATGCGACCACCGTCTCGATGTGCAGACGACTTTCCCGCCGCTTGATGCCGCTGATGCTGGCTATGCTCCTGTTCGTCTTGTACATAGCCACACAGGCCGTCTTAAAGTGCCAGGCTACCCGCCAACCGTACGGATCACTGGGAATAAGGAAACTCAGCGGCATACCGGGGAATGAG GCGATCGAAGAGAAGTCAGAAAACGCCATTTCAAAACCTCTCAAAGCGTTCCTGGTTATTCTCATCCCGACTGGACCGAAATATTTGTGGAGAAGAAACACTCTTAGGCAGACGTGGTTTAAGTTAGCAGACGACAACGTTCTTCAGCGGTTCGTCATAGGCATGAAATCGTTGGACAAGGAGGCTACAGATGAATTGATCCAGGAGAACAAAGAACACGGAGACTTAGTTTTCTTGTGGGACTTTAATGACTCATACGGTGGGTTAGCGGCAAAGGTGTTATTAACATTCAAGTGGCTGGACGAAAATTTGGACTTTAAATACGTCCTCAAGACAGACGACGACACATTCGTGAGAACTGAACTCCTTCAGAAGGAGCTAAAGGAAAGAAACATCCAGTCGAAACTGTTCTGGGGATTTTTCAGCGGGAAGTCACCTGTTTATCGTGAAGGGATCTATGAAGAAAAGGACTGGTTCTTGTGCGACACGTATCTACCGTACGCGTTTGGAGGCGGCTACATATTGTCTGCGGACTTGGCACATTTCATAGCTAGTAACGCTCATTGGCTGAAACCTTACAAAAGTGAGGACGTGTCTATGGGGGCGTGGCTATCACCGCTGGATGTGTTTAGGGTGCATGATCCAAG GTTCAACTCTGAGCACGAGTCCCGCGGCTGCATGGACGAGTACCTGATCAACCACAAGGTGTACGACGAGGGCATGAAGGCGCAGTATAAGATGGTGATCGAGACGGGGAGACTCTGTCCGAAGGAAGTTTTGAAGAGAAGGTCTTACATCTACAACTGGGACGTTCCTCCCTCCCAATGTTGTAACAGAACGTGGGGAATCAtttaa
- the LOC136425343 gene encoding beta-1,3-galactosyltransferase 6-like isoform X1, with product MSTEVDATTVSMCRRLSRRLMPLMLAMLLFVLYIATQAVLKCQATRQPYGSLGIRKLSGIPGNEVIRKLGGISGNEAIEEKSENAISKPLKAFLVILIPTGPKYLWRRNTLRQTWFKLADDNVLQRFVIGMKSLDKEATDELIQENKEHGDLVFLWDFNDSYGGLAAKVLLTFKWLDENLDFKYVLKTDDDTFVRTELLQKELKERNIQSKLFWGFFSGKSPVYREGIYEEKDWFLCDTYLPYAFGGGYILSADLAHFIASNAHWLKPYKSEDVSMGAWLSPLDVFRVHDPRFNSEHESRGCMDEYLINHKVYDEGMKAQYKMVIETGRLCPKEVLKRRSYIYNWDVPPSQCCNRTWGII from the exons ATGTCCACCGAGGTAGATGCGACCACCGTCTCGATGTGCAGACGACTTTCCCGCCGCTTGATGCCGCTGATGCTGGCTATGCTCCTGTTCGTCTTGTACATAGCCACACAGGCCGTCTTAAAGTGCCAGGCTACCCGCCAACCGTACGGATCACTGGGAATAAGGAAACTCAGCGGCATACCGGGGAATGAGGTGATAAGAAAACTCGGTGGTATATCGGGGAACGAGGCGATCGAAGAGAAGTCAGAAAACGCCATTTCAAAACCTCTCAAAGCGTTCCTGGTTATTCTCATCCCGACTGGACCGAAATATTTGTGGAGAAGAAACACTCTTAGGCAGACGTGGTTTAAGTTAGCAGACGACAACGTTCTTCAGCGGTTCGTCATAGGCATGAAATCGTTGGACAAGGAGGCTACAGATGAATTGATCCAGGAGAACAAAGAACACGGAGACTTAGTTTTCTTGTGGGACTTTAATGACTCATACGGTGGGTTAGCGGCAAAGGTGTTATTAACATTCAAGTGGCTGGACGAAAATTTGGACTTTAAATACGTCCTCAAGACAGACGACGACACATTCGTGAGAACTGAACTCCTTCAGAAGGAGCTAAAGGAAAGAAACATCCAGTCGAAACTGTTCTGGGGATTTTTCAGCGGGAAGTCACCTGTTTATCGTGAAGGGATCTATGAAGAAAAGGACTGGTTCTTGTGCGACACGTATCTACCGTACGCGTTTGGAGGCGGCTACATATTGTCTGCGGACTTGGCACATTTCATAGCTAGTAACGCTCATTGGCTGAAACCTTACAAAAGTGAGGACGTGTCTATGGGGGCGTGGCTATCACCGCTGGATGTGTTTAGGGTGCATGATCCAAG GTTCAACTCTGAGCACGAGTCCCGCGGCTGCATGGACGAGTACCTGATCAACCACAAGGTGTACGACGAGGGCATGAAGGCGCAGTATAAGATGGTGATCGAGACGGGGAGACTCTGTCCGAAGGAAGTTTTGAAGAGAAGGTCTTACATCTACAACTGGGACGTTCCTCCCTCCCAATGTTGTAACAGAACGTGGGGAATCAtttaa
- the LOC136425342 gene encoding uncharacterized protein: MIFDSQPYKGMCNPASRFYPAYCRPVMITTRRIKLLFCAITVLGILICIQEHQAITEFSMSLLAPESIVDRRFPRRLVPRRNVRSRNHRLFPSANQPRGRLDPRSSDHVVYGAKQYSPQPPKLSIHGPNDKRRRRPSRSRGRVHHINRTKTDNRRHPKLFVKHSKYSNIVPGLTTQKYINLLEKVKDALQTAESTKKKSYFKSDGVVHTLKAENFKSYERDVSPRRPGMAVELLHDMAVDSYLHRTVANGKATHSQNPANFPQQGSSRSDVRKRGLPNVSVTRVDGRLQEPSMVVQNPKTPITRQQDSVNMRETESIRAPGILVQDSNLLKIDNEHISNVDVENSMNKEANSHFVLKTLPKDSRNTDQDSDILNFFMRDSKATGTERYLNAMGGDRRSSPSAPVKISNRKETEHHQISPVSLKKPTEVIPHGNKHTKSRGTTLDDAKADILHLKNYIRNISDKRRPQAPHNTLGKFEEFFDRFFNDSRIRRMQRVTRTFYDARRHVIRFSDYDVFMEQCEKSDFTLRNTSRPCDVVHTPVNHYRTCAVVGNSGILLNSSCGAEIDAHDFVIRSNLPPVLKFSKDVGTRTNLTLINGIRLIQVHEQLESPDPAVREKMLKLLSESPGMIFSYVLYMFGSQAFDRLQFIDEVLKQYNISVIIAFPHESLLRNFRASLFAWLSGGKWWKAPSTGMNNFALASTFCDRMSLYGYYPMKTYNNRTVPYHYYDRRKPSKRHEFTEEFETLQKLQEKRLLRHVVGTCSLV; encoded by the exons ATGATTTTTGATTCCCAACCGTACAAG GGCATGTGTAACCCAGCTTCACGATTTTATCCAGCATACTGCCGACCAGTCATGATCACCACCAGGAGAATAAAACTTCTGTTTTGTGCCATCACGGTCCTCGgcattctaatttgcatacaagAACACCAAGCCATAACGGAGTTTTCGATGTCTCTACTCGCACCTGAAAGCATCGTCGACAGACGGTTTCCACGGCGACTTGTTCCTCGTAGAAATGTACGCTCAAGGAACCATCGACTTTTTCCTTCTGCTAATCAGCCAAGGGGCAGATTAGATCCAAGATCTTCAGACCATGTAGTGTACGGAGcaaaacaatacagcccacaacCTCCAAAACTTTCAATCCATGGACCCAACGACAAAAGACGTCGTAGACCTAGCCGTTCAAGGGGTCGGGTTCACCATATTAATAGAACCAAAACAGACAATCGTCGACATCCTAAACTCTTTGTAaaacattctaaatattcaaacATCGTCCCTGGGTtaacaacacaaaaatatatcaacttGCTTGAGAAGGTAAAAGATGCACTGCAGACTGCAGAAAGTACTAAGAAGAAAAGCTACTTCAAGTCAGATGGTGTTGTCCATACCTTAAAGGCCGAAAATTTTAAGAGCTATGAAAGAGACGTCAGCCCTCGTCGTCCTGGTATGGCAGTCGAACTTTTACACGACATGGCAGTGGACAGTTATCTACATCGTACAGTTGCAAACGGCAAGGCAACACACAGTCAAAACCCTGCCAATTTTCCACAGCAAGGCTCGAGCCGCAGTGACGTTAGAAAGCGAGGGCTTCCTAATGTTTCAGTCACGCGTGTAGACGGCAGACTCCAGGAGCCTTCGATGGTTGTCCAAAATCCAAAAACTCCAATAACTAGGCAACAAGACAGTGTAAACATGCGCGAAACAGAAAGTATTCGAGCACCAGGGATTCTTGTGCAGGATTCAAATCTCTTAAAAATAGACAATGAACACATTTCTAACGTAGATGTTGAAAATTCTATGAACAAAGAAGCGAACAGTCATTTTGTCCTTAAAACTCTACCAAAAGATTCAAGAAACACTGACCAAGACAGTGACATCCTGAACTTTTTTATGCGTGATTCAAAAGCAACGGGAACAGAAAGATACCTGAATGCAATGGGAGGAGACAGACGTTCGTCTCCAAGCGCCCCCGTGAAGAtttcaaacagaaaagaaacagaACACCATCAAATTTCTCCTGTTTCATTGAAGAAACCAACTGAAGTTATACCACATGGTAACAAACATACTAAATCACGCGGGACAACTTTGGATGACGCAAAAGCGGACATTCTGCATCTCAAAAACTATATACGGAATATTTCAGATAAACGCAGACCACAGGCTCCCCACAATACGTTGGGAAAATTTGAGGAATTCTTTGATAGATTCTTCAACGATTCACGTATTCGAAGAATGCA ACGCGTCACTCGGACGTTCTACGACGCAAGACGTCACGTCATCCGATTCTCAGACTACGACGTCTTCATGGAGCAATGCGAGAAGAGCGACTTCACCCTCCGCAACACCTCCCGACCCTGTGACGTCGTGCacacacctgtcaatcactACCGCACATGCGCAGTGGTCGGCAACAGCGGGATTCTGCTCAACAGCAGCTGCGGCGCTGAGATCGACGCTCACGACTTCGTCATCCGCTCCAACCTCCCGCCCGTCCTCAAGTTCAGCAAGGACGTCGGGACTAGGACGAACTTGACGTTGATAAACGGGATCCGGCTGATTCAG GTCCATGAGCAGCTCGAATCGCCGGACCCAGCAGTGAGAGAAAAGATGCTGAAACTCCTGAGCGAGTCCCCCGGCATGATATTCAGCTACGTGCTCTACATGTTTGGGTCTCAAGCATTCGACAGGCTGCAGTTTATAGACGAAGTCCTTAAACAATACAACATTTCAGTCATAATAGCTTTTCCACACGAGTCATTGCTGAGGAACTTTAGGGCGAG CCTCTTCGCTTGGCTCAGCGGTGGGAAATGGTGGAAAGCTCCGTCCACAGGAATGAACAACTTCGCACTGGCGTCCACCTTCTGCGACCGGATGTCTCTGTACGGTTACTATCCCATGAAAACCTACAACAACAGGACCGTCCCCTATCACTACTACGACAGGCGGAAACCCAGCAAGAGACACGAGTTTACAGAGGAGTTTGAAACTCTCCAAAAACTCCAAGAAAAAAGGCTGCTTCGACACGTCGTCGGGACTTGTTCTTTAGTTTGa